The Aphelocoma coerulescens isolate FSJ_1873_10779 chromosome 2, UR_Acoe_1.0, whole genome shotgun sequence genome contains a region encoding:
- the KLHL38 gene encoding kelch-like protein 38 isoform X2, whose amino-acid sequence MEEGSTEEFLFKDQDFSSELLRQLNALRQSRMLTDVTLCSGGFEIPCHRNVLASSSPYFKAMFCNNFRESHQPKVILKGINADILDQIVLYVYTGEILISTENVLCLLETASMLQYTKLFEACSTYLQDKLTPDNCLSMIRLAKVLNCQSLNKKAKAMALKCFPVVASSEDLKDLCPMELIDYLGDDELCGEEEQVFEALMVWIRHDLQARQGYIQELFKKVRLQYVHPTFLFHFIANDSLVQSSPTCRSILESARRHMFSLYSTNTPDIKPMMHVPRRYSNQEFLIIIGGRKDSQQTTRDVLLYDDKTNQWLSLAKLPMRLYKASAVYHVSRNMWFRMETRVVKNVCAPAVVIGDQIIIVGGYTRRIIAYDTKGNKFVKCADMKDRRMHHGATVIKDKLYVTGGRCLTSDNVIQDLDSLDCYDPETDTWTPKGKLPHKLFDHGCLTLQCVPCSNLL is encoded by the exons ATGGAAGAGGGATCCACTGAAGAGTTTCTCTTCAAAGACCAGGACTTCTCCTCTGAACTGCTGAGGCAGCTGAATGCTCTGCGGCAGAGCAGGATGCTAACTGATGTTACCCTCTGCTCTGGGGGCTTTGAAATCCCCTGCCACCGAAATGTGCTGGCTTCCAGCAGTCCATACTTCAAGGCAATGTTCTGTAACAACTTCAGGGAGAGTCACCAGCCTAAAGTCATTCTGAAGGGCATCAACGCTGATATTTTGGATCAGATTGTCCTTTATGTTTACACAGGGGAGATTCTTATATCCACTGAGAACGTCTTGTGTCTCTTGGAGACTGCATCCATGCTGCAGTACACTAAGCTGTTTGAGGCCTGCTCTACCTACCTCCAAGACAAGCTGACTCCTGACAACTGTCTGAGCATGATCAGACTGGCAAAAGTCTTGAACTGCCAAAGCCTGAATAAGAAAGCCAAGGCTATGGCTTTGAAATGCTTTCCTGTGGTGGCCTCTTCTGAGGACCTGAAGGACCTCTGTCCCATGGAGCTCATTGATTACCTTGGGGATGATGAACTCtgtggggaggaggagcaggtcTTTGAGGCACTGATGGTCTGGATCCGTCATGACCTCCAGGCACGACAAGGCTACATCCAAGAGCTGTTCAAGAAGGTCCGACTTCAGTATGTCCATCCAACTTTCCTGTTCCATTTCATTGCTAATGACTCACTCGTTCAGTCCTCACCCACTTGCAGGAGCATCCTGGAGTCAGCCCGGAGACACATGTTTTCCTTGTACAGCACCAACACACCTGACATCAAACCCATGATGCATGTTCCTCGCAGGTACTCCAACCAAGAGTTCCTCATCATCATTGGTGGCAGGAAGGACAGCCAGCAGACAACAAGGGATGTCCTGCTATATGATGACAAGACGAACCAATGGCTGAGCCTGGCCAAACTTCCCATGCGCCTGTACAAAGCCTCTGCA GTTTACCATGTCTCCAGGAATATGTGGTTTCGTATGGAGACCAGAGTAGTGAAGAATGTCTGTGCACCAGCTGTCGTTATTGGAGACCAGATTATCATCGTAGGTG GGTACACCCGGAGAATAATTGCTTATGATACAAAAGGCAACAAGTTTGTTAAATGTGCAGACATGAAGGACAGACGAATGCATCATGGGGCCACTGTCATCAAGGACAAGCTGTATGTCACAGGAGGACGATGTCTCACCTCAGACAATGTCATCCAGGACCTGGATTCCTTGGACTGCTATGATCCAGAGACAGACACGTGGACACCAAAGGGAAAACTGCCACACAAACTCTTTGACCATGGGTGCCTTACACTCCAGTGTGTGCCCTGTTCTAACCTTCTCTAA
- the KLHL38 gene encoding kelch-like protein 38 isoform X1: MEEGSTEEFLFKDQDFSSELLRQLNALRQSRMLTDVTLCSGGFEIPCHRNVLASSSPYFKAMFCNNFRESHQPKVILKGINADILDQIVLYVYTGEILISTENVLCLLETASMLQYTKLFEACSTYLQDKLTPDNCLSMIRLAKVLNCQSLNKKAKAMALKCFPVVASSEDLKDLCPMELIDYLGDDELCGEEEQVFEALMVWIRHDLQARQGYIQELFKKVRLQYVHPTFLFHFIANDSLVQSSPTCRSILESARRHMFSLYSTNTPDIKPMMHVPRRYSNQEFLIIIGGRKDSQQTTRDVLLYDDKTNQWLSLAKLPMRLYKASAVSLHSNIFVLGGMPVSNKKSLVSGNIYIYSLKLNQWRLIEHMLVPRYSHRSLAYKNYILSFGGIGENQEILNSVERYDSVYNTCESMANMPVAVLHPAVAAKDQRVYLFGGEDIMQNPVRLIQVYHVSRNMWFRMETRVVKNVCAPAVVIGDQIIIVGGYTRRIIAYDTKGNKFVKCADMKDRRMHHGATVIKDKLYVTGGRCLTSDNVIQDLDSLDCYDPETDTWTPKGKLPHKLFDHGCLTLQCVPCSNLL, encoded by the exons ATGGAAGAGGGATCCACTGAAGAGTTTCTCTTCAAAGACCAGGACTTCTCCTCTGAACTGCTGAGGCAGCTGAATGCTCTGCGGCAGAGCAGGATGCTAACTGATGTTACCCTCTGCTCTGGGGGCTTTGAAATCCCCTGCCACCGAAATGTGCTGGCTTCCAGCAGTCCATACTTCAAGGCAATGTTCTGTAACAACTTCAGGGAGAGTCACCAGCCTAAAGTCATTCTGAAGGGCATCAACGCTGATATTTTGGATCAGATTGTCCTTTATGTTTACACAGGGGAGATTCTTATATCCACTGAGAACGTCTTGTGTCTCTTGGAGACTGCATCCATGCTGCAGTACACTAAGCTGTTTGAGGCCTGCTCTACCTACCTCCAAGACAAGCTGACTCCTGACAACTGTCTGAGCATGATCAGACTGGCAAAAGTCTTGAACTGCCAAAGCCTGAATAAGAAAGCCAAGGCTATGGCTTTGAAATGCTTTCCTGTGGTGGCCTCTTCTGAGGACCTGAAGGACCTCTGTCCCATGGAGCTCATTGATTACCTTGGGGATGATGAACTCtgtggggaggaggagcaggtcTTTGAGGCACTGATGGTCTGGATCCGTCATGACCTCCAGGCACGACAAGGCTACATCCAAGAGCTGTTCAAGAAGGTCCGACTTCAGTATGTCCATCCAACTTTCCTGTTCCATTTCATTGCTAATGACTCACTCGTTCAGTCCTCACCCACTTGCAGGAGCATCCTGGAGTCAGCCCGGAGACACATGTTTTCCTTGTACAGCACCAACACACCTGACATCAAACCCATGATGCATGTTCCTCGCAGGTACTCCAACCAAGAGTTCCTCATCATCATTGGTGGCAGGAAGGACAGCCAGCAGACAACAAGGGATGTCCTGCTATATGATGACAAGACGAACCAATGGCTGAGCCTGGCCAAACTTCCCATGCGCCTGTACAAAGCCTCTGCAGTGAGTTTACACAGCAATATTTTTGTGCTCGGAGGGATGCCTGTTAGCAATAAGAAAAGCCTGGTCAGTGGTAATATTTACATTTACTCCCTCAAACTCAATCAGTGGAGGTTGATTGAGCACATGTTAGTTCCACGTTACTCCCACAGAAGCCTGGcatataaaaattatattttatcaTTCGGTGGAATTGGCGAAAACCAGGAAATCCTGAATTCTGTGGAAAGATATGATAGTGTCTACAACACCTGTGAGAGCATGGCAAACATGCCTGTTGCTGTTCTTCACCCTGCTGTTGCTGCAAAAGATCAGAGGGTTTACCTCTTTGGGGGAGAAGATATTATGCAAAACCCTGTTCGGCTTATCCAG GTTTACCATGTCTCCAGGAATATGTGGTTTCGTATGGAGACCAGAGTAGTGAAGAATGTCTGTGCACCAGCTGTCGTTATTGGAGACCAGATTATCATCGTAGGTG GGTACACCCGGAGAATAATTGCTTATGATACAAAAGGCAACAAGTTTGTTAAATGTGCAGACATGAAGGACAGACGAATGCATCATGGGGCCACTGTCATCAAGGACAAGCTGTATGTCACAGGAGGACGATGTCTCACCTCAGACAATGTCATCCAGGACCTGGATTCCTTGGACTGCTATGATCCAGAGACAGACACGTGGACACCAAAGGGAAAACTGCCACACAAACTCTTTGACCATGGGTGCCTTACACTCCAGTGTGTGCCCTGTTCTAACCTTCTCTAA